The following coding sequences lie in one Primulina huaijiensis isolate GDHJ02 chromosome 2, ASM1229523v2, whole genome shotgun sequence genomic window:
- the LOC140969489 gene encoding uncharacterized protein, giving the protein MSKEVVDIGPASGSAPNSAPNSPKNRVKFLCSHGGKILPRPADRHLKYVGGETRVISVPRDIPFQELMKKLTYLIDGEMILTYQVLFEDLDSLVSVRSDEDLRHMKDEATNYETAGAPKLRSFLLPANPFSLENHVGYVDPHGLEQRYIDAINGIIPSAPFSTKQLSTINSVQRDSLVSSACSSPRSPDSCTTETINNEAMLHVNHKSSHTNMHKVCSMPSICSLNSPQKTSHYYVHQIPHQYHQSYRQPHCPAYQSPKPPIDFNRSVGLERLMSVRSVGRVEGMNYQVDPVPHNYYSASRQNVVLNPVVLSPWHGHNEMKAWDNTTGGDT; this is encoded by the exons ATGTCGAAGGAAGTTGTTGATATTGGCCCTGCTTCGGGTTCGGCGCCCAATTCAGCCCCCAATTCGCCTAAGAACCGTGTCAAGTTCTTGTGCAGTCACGGCGGAAAGATCCTCCCCCGCCCCGCCGACCGCCACCTCAAGTATGTTGGCGGCGAAACCCGTGTCATTTCTGTGCCTCGGGACATTCCTTTCCAAG AACTTATGAAGAAGCTCACTTATCTAATCGATGGAGAAATGATCCTTACGTACCAAGTCTTGTTTGAGGACCTCGATTCCTTGGTCTCGGTGAGATCTGATGAAGATCTACGCCACATGAAGGATGAAGCTACCAACTATGAAACCGCCGGAGCTCCAAAACTTCGGTCATTCCTACTCCCTGCAAATCCCTTTTCGTTGGAGAACCATGTGGGCTATGTAGATCCTCACGGTCTTGAGCAACGGTATATTGATGCCATCAATGGCATAATCCCCTCTGCTCCATTCAGCACGAAACAACTCTCAACTATCAATTCCGTCCAACGTGACTCTTTAGTTTCCTCGGCATGCTCTTCCCCGAGGTCACCAGATAGCTGCACCACAGAAACCATAAACAACGAAGCCATGCTTCATGTAAACCACAAAAGCAGCCATACCAATATGCACAAAGTTTGCAGTATGCCTAGCATATGCAGCTTAAATTCTCCACAAAAAACAAGCCATTATTATGTTCATCAAATTCCTCACCAATATCATCAGAGTTATAGGCAGCCACACTGTCCTGCCTACCAATCTCCCAAGCCACCTATTGATTTCAACAGAAGTGTTGGGCTCGAAAGGCTCATGTCTGTGAGGTCTGTCGGCCGAGTTGAGGGGATGAATTACCAAGTGGACCCTGTCCCTCACAATTACTACTCGGCTTCAAGGCAGAATGTCGTTTTGAACCCGGTTGTTTTGAGTCCGTGGCACGGCCACAATGAGATGAAGGCATGGGATAACACTACGGGTGGGGATACTTGA
- the LOC140969504 gene encoding protein DJ-1 homolog C, producing MNSISPAFRLTTAKPAAVISDATFLYIPFSIHAVTQSPKTQKKPALRQRSSKPNKSISPSPVLTPYTAPSSSIPRKKILVPIGFGTEEMEAVIMIGILRRAGAEVTLASVEEQLEVEASGGTRLVADTFISSCSDEIFDLVALPGGMPGSARLRDCKILQDITSKHAENKRLYGAICAAPAVALLPWGLLKRKQTTCHPAFMDKLPTFWAVKSKVQVSGELTTSRGPGTCFHFAISLVEQLFGKSVAMDISDLMLLSADVDDPKKEEFNDVSWALDHTPQVLVPVANGSEEIEVVTVVDILRRAKVNVIVASVEKSLQILASTGTKIVADKMITAAAESTYDLIILPGGVSADERLHKSRILKKLLKEQESAGRFFGALCSSLAILQGYGLLKDRHAAAHPSVMSDVNNMVTGARVVIDGQLITSKGRATATDFALAIVSKLFGVARARSVAEGLVLEYPR from the exons ATGAATTCTATATCGCCGGCGTTCCGACTTACCACCGCCAAGCCTGCGGCGGTCATTTCCGACGCCACTTTCCTCTACATACCCTTCTCAATACACGCAGTGACCCAAAGCCCAAAAACCCAGAAGAAACCTGCCCTTAGACAACGCTCTTCAAAACCCAACAAAAGTATATCCCCATCTCCAGTCCTCACTCCATATACAGCTCCCTCATCTTCAATTCCTCGCAAAAAG ATTCTGGTGCCTATTGGGTTCGGGACAGAAGAAATGGAGGCAGTGATAATGATTGGTATTCTTCGTCGCGCAGGTGCAGAGGTAACATTGGCATCAGTGGAGGAGCAACTGGAGGTTGAGGCGTCTGGAGGCACCAGGCTTGTAGCTGACACATTCATATCTTCCTGTTCTGATGAGATTTTTGATCTTGTTGCACTACCG GGAGGTATGCCAGGCTCTGCTCGTTTAAGAGATTGCAAAATTCTTCAAGATATAACAAGCAAGCATGCTGAAAATAAACGATTGTACGGTGCGATATGTGCTGCTCCAGCTGTTGCACTTTTGCCTTGGGGACTGCTCAAAAGAAAGCAG ACGACTTGTCATCCTGCCTTTATGGACAAGCTTCCCACTTTTTGGGCCGTTAAATCAAAAGTTCAGGTTTCTGGAGAGCTAACTACTAGTCGAGGCCCAGGCACTTGCTTTCATTTTGCTATATCATTGGTGGAGCAGCTCTTTGGCAAGTCTGTGGCCATGGATATTTCTGACTTGATG TTGTTAAGCGCTGATGTTGATGATCCGAAAAAAGAAGAATTTAATGATGTTTCGTGGGCTCTTGATCACACTCCTCAA GTTCTTGTTCCAGTGGCTAATGGCTCTGAAGAAATTGAAGTGGTGACTGTTGTAGATATTTTACGACGAGCAAAAGTGAATGTTATCGTTGCTTCAGTGGAAAAATCTTTGCAGATTTTGGCATCCACTGGAACAAAAATTGTTGCTGACAAGATGATAACTGCTGCGGCTGAATCAACATATGATTTAATCATCCTGCCG GGAGGAGTTTCTGCAGATGAACGGCTTCACAAGTCGAGgattttaaagaaattgttgaAAGAACAAGAGTCCGCGGGAAGGTTTTTTGGTGCACTCTGTTCTTCCCTTGCCATTTTGCAAGGTTATGGGTTGCTGAAG GATAGGCACGCCGCGGCTCACCCCTCTGTGATGAGCGATGTCAATAACATGGTGACTGGTGCTCGAGTAGTCATTGATGGGCAACTTATTACCAGCAAAGGACGTGCTACTGCAACTGATTTTGCGCTGGCTATTGTAAGCAAGCTTTTTGGGGTAGCAAGAGCAAGGAGCGTAGCGGAAGGTTTGGTTCTGGAGTACCCGAGGTGA
- the LOC140969512 gene encoding ABSCISIC ACID-INSENSITIVE 5-like protein 7: MGSYMDFKNFENTSQTDDSGWNQTSNPPFARQSSIYSLTFEEFQNSLGVPGKEFGSMNMEELLKSIWTAEETHASTSTMGDGIAPNGNLQRQGSLTLPRTLSQKTVDEVWRDVLRETIGVQDVSASGGLNLGPREPTLGEMTLEDFLAKAGVVREDAQTSGGPTGNGAYPCLPLQNENNNAGLTTEFQQVPSQNNVVSGNQHFLASSNVGIYTSGVSVTSVASQPQPQPQLQPILPKRTTLAFSSPTNVGNNSPMKGSMAGITNAMDNKIYQNGVMGMGGLSNGVTVAQNSPRNNNPHCDVSVKGCVDSPSSLSPSPLPYAFGQVGGRGRRSTASLEKVVERRRRRMIKNRESAARSRARKQAYTLELEAEVATLKEMNFELRKKQQEILEMQKTQTPETKKKPGVDKRRCLRRTSTGPW; the protein is encoded by the exons ATGGGGTCTTACATGGACTTCAAGAATTTTGAAAACACGTCGCAAACAGATGACAGTGGTTGGAATCAAACAAGTAACCCCCCCTTTGCGCGACAGTCTTCCATATACTCCTTGACCTTCGAGGAGTTCCAAAATTCTTTGGGTGTTCCTGGGAAGGAATTTGGATCCATGAATATGGAGGAACTTCTGAAAAGCATTTGGACGGCTGAAGAAACTCATGCCTCGACCTCTACCATGGGAGATGGGATTGCACCGAATGGGAATTTGCAGAGGCAGGGTTCATTAACTTTACCACGTACACTTAGCCAAAAAACTGTGGATGAAGTGTGGAGAGACGTTCTCAGAGAGACAATTGGCGTACAAGATGTTAGTGCAAGTGGGGGCTTGAACTTGGGTCCGAGGGAGCCCACTTTAGGTGAGATGACATTAGAAGATTTTTTGGCAAAAGCGGGTGTGGTTAGAGAAGATGCTCAAACTTCTGGGGGGCCAACCGGCAATGGAGCCTATCCCTGTTTACCTCTACAAAACGAGAATAATAATGCTGGTTTGACCACAGAATTTCAACAAGTACCATCTCAGAACAATGTTGTATCGGGCAATCAACACTTTCTTGCTTCGTCAAATGTAGGGATCTACACAAGTGGTGTTAGTGTAACCAGTGTTGCATCACAACCACAACCACAGCCACAATTACAGCCTATTCTTCCTAAGAGAACAACCTTAGCCTTTTCTTCTCCTACAAATGTCGGAAACAACTCCCCAATGAAGGGTTCAATGGCCGGGATAACAAATGCTATGGATAATAAAATATACCAAAATGGAGTAATGGGCATGGGGGGATTATCTAATGGAGTGACAGTCGCACAAAATTCGCCTAGGAATAATAATCCTCATTGTGATGTTAGTGTTAAGGGTTGTGTAGATTCACCATCATCCCTTTCTCCTTCTCCTTTGCCTTATGCGTTTGGTCAAGTTGGGGGACGAGGGAGGAGATCGACTGCATCTTTGGAGAAAGTAGTGGAGAGAAGGCGGAGAAGAATGATCAAAAACAGGGAGTCTGCTGCGAGGTCCCGTGCTAGGAAGCAG GCATATACCTTGGAATTGGAAGCGGAAGTAGCAACACTCAAAGAAATGAACTTCGAGTTACGTAAAAAACAG CAAGAAATTTTGGAGATGCAGAAAACTCAG ACGCCGGAGACAAAAAAGAAACCAGGGGTAGATAAAAGAAGATGTCTGCGGAGGACGAGCACTGGACCTTGGTAG
- the LOC140969531 gene encoding protein CYPRO4-like, translated as MGGSHSREGLELSDSSDYSDEDDVEEQNSEEYVDADDRSPKVSAKILDDVDSRLQALKLKYPKNPSFSPRKSVNRVNAVKLFIHVGGNTPNAKWVVSEKLAHYKFVKKLDTTAESEEDDNNDDEGEVRGGGGSWVLKVGKKIRVRVSTDMQMKYFEEQKRVDFVDGGVWALKFFTDVDYGNFVTKFQDCLFENVYGLRPTEENKVKTYGKDFIGWLKPEESDDSMWEDADDGDWRTPDKRPMEFAVRDGHDLLEEFEEAATGGGIQSLALGALDNSFLVGDSGVQVVKNFSHGIHGKGVYVKFDDQKLGSSGGNSGTTPKKALLMRGETNMMLMNPLKEGKPYSSGLHQLDIETGKIVTNWKFEKDGTDITISDITSDAKGSQLDPSESTFLGLDDNRLCQWDMRDKKGMVQNITNSKSPVLHWNQGHQFSRGTNFQCFTTAGDGSIVVGSLDGKIRLYSRTSMRQAKTAFPGLGSPITSVDVTYDGKWVLGTTDTYLILICTLFTDKDGKTKTGFSGRMGNKIPAPRLLKLTPVDAHLAGSGSKFHAGHFSWVTESGKQEKHLVATVGKFSVIWNFQQVKNSGHHCYQNQPGLKSCYCYKIVPKDESIIESRFMHDKFAFNDSPEAPLVVATPQKITSFSMAGKR; from the exons ATGGGAGGTTCGCATAGTCGTGAAGGACTTGAGCTTTCTGATTCATCTGATTATTCTGACGAGGACGATGTAGAGGAGCAAAATTCTGAAGAATATGTTGATGCGGATGATCGGAGTCCAAAGGTTAGCGCGAAAATCTTAGATGACGTTGATTCAAGGCTTCAGGCTTTAAAGCTGAAATACCCGAAAAACCCATCTTTTTCGCCGAGGAAATCTGTGAATCGCGTAAATGCTGTTAAGCTGTTCATTCATGTTGGTGGAAACACACCAAACGCGAAATGGGTTGTTTCCGAAAAGCTTGCTCATTATAAGTTTGTTAAGAAATTGGACACTACGGCTGAAAGTGAAGAGGatgataataatgatgatgaagGTGAAGTACGTGGAGGTGGGGGATCTTGGGTTTTGAAGGTAGGAAAGAAAATTAGAGTGAGAGTTTCTACTGATATGCAGATGAAATATTTTGAGGAGCAGAAGCGGGTTGATTTTGTGGATGGTGGAGTTTGGGCCTTGAAGTTTTTTACGGATGTGGACTACGGAAATTTCGTTACTAAATTTCAGGATTGTTtgtttgaaaatgtttatggttTGAGGCCGACAGAGGAAAACAAAGTGAAGACGTACGGGAAAGATTTCATTGGATGGTTAAAGCCAGAGGAGTCGGATGATTCTATGTGGGAGGATGCAGATGATGGGGACTGGAGGACTCCGGATAAGAGGCCAATGGAATTTGCGGTGAGAGATGGCCATGACTTGTTAGAGGAGTTTGAGGAAGCGGCCACCGGTGGTGGGATTCAGAGCTTGGCTTTAGGGGCGTTGGATAATAGTTTCTTGGTTGGTGATTCAGGGGTTCAAGTTGTGAAGAACTTTAGCCATGGGATTCATGGGAAGGGGGTCTATGTGAAGTTTGATGACCAAAAGTTGGGGTCTAGTGGTGGGAACTCTGGAACCACTCCTAAAAAGGCCCTCTTGATGAGGGGAGAGACAAATATGATGCTAATGAATCCCCTGAAGGAAGGAAAACCTTACTCCTCAGGGCTCCACCAATTGGATATTGAGACCGGAAAGATTGTCACAAATTGGAAGTTTGAGAAGGATGGCACTGATATTACCATAAGTGATATAACAAGTGACGCAAAGGGCTCTCAGTTGGACCCATCGGAGTCAACTTTCTTGGGTCTGGATGATAATAGATTGTGTCAGTGGGATATGCGCGACAAGAAAGGGATGGTTCAAAATATCACAAACTCGAAATCTCCTGTGTTGCATTGGAATCAAGGGCATCAGTTTTCAAGGGGCACAAATTTTCAATGTTTCACAACTGCTGGGGATGGGTCGATAGTAGTTGGTTCACTTGATGGGAAAATAAGATTATACTCGAGGACTTCAATGAGGCAGGCGAAGACTGCTTTTCCGGGGCTTGGTTCACCTATTACTTCAGTTGATGTTACTTATGATGGTAAATGGGTGTTGGGAACCACAGACACTTATTTGATCTTGATTTGCACTTTATTCACCGATAAGGATGGTAAAACTAAGACTGGTTTTAGCGGCCGAATGGGGAACAAAATTCCAGCTCCAAGGTTGCTGAAGCTGACCCCTGTGGATGCACATTTGGCTGGATCTGGTAGTAAGTTCCATGCTGGACATTTCTCTTGG GTTACTGAAAGTGGAAAACAAGAAAAACATTTGGTAGCAACGGTGGGAAAATTTAGTGTAATATGGAACTTTCAGCAGGTGAAGAACAGTGGACACCATTGCTACCAGAACCAGCCAGGACTAAAGAGCTGCTATTGCTACAAAATTGTGCCCAAGGACGAGTCCATCATCGAAAGTCGGTTCATGCACGATAAGTTCGCATTCAACGACTCTCCCGAAGCTCCGCTGGTGGTTGCGACACCCCAGAAAATTACGTCCTTCAGCATGGCTGGCAAGCGATGA
- the LOC140969536 gene encoding probable LRR receptor-like serine/threonine-protein kinase At1g67720, which translates to MSTSIFLLWLVSIPFTIHATPQPKGYLLNCGSNHGVEEGQIEYVSDDEYISVGNKTTLDRPDILPRLQTLRYFPNAKARKYCYTFPVIKGGKYLVKTIYYYGGFNGGNEPPVFDQIIDGTKWSTVNTTEDYAVGGTSYYEAIFMAQNKFLSVCLARNEHTAVGSSPFISSLEVYNLDDSVYNSTNFEKYALATVARSSFGSSGDIISYPDDSFNRYWHPFTDDNPYVSSQVSVDHLKFWNNPPQMAFLSALTTSRGKTLTLKWPPYSLSNGHYYIALYFQDNRSPSPFSWRVFDIHVNGQIFYQDLNVTDDGENVFGTEWPLNGQTEISLVPKNGIPVGPLINAGEVLQIFPLGGRTVTRDVVAMEDLRLALKNPPEDWVGDPCLPSGNSWTGVSCSEGDVIRVISLNLTGFGLSGSLPASISNLTALRLLLLGDNSLSGSLPDLRALQSLEILHLENNQIEGPFPNSLAELPNLLEAFLQNNRFNGSISEELNNKDGSIKIQW; encoded by the exons ATGTCCACCTCCATCTTCCTTCTATGGCTGGTGAGCATCCCCTTCACAATCCATGCCACCCCACAACCTAAAG GTTACCTCCTAAATTGTGGCTCAAACCATGGTGTAGAAGAAGGACAGATCGAATATGTCTCAGATGATGAATATATATCAGTTGGAAACAAAACAACCTTAGATAGACCAGACATTTTGCCAAGATTACAGACTCTCAGGTATTTTCCCAACGCAAAAGCCAGAAAATACTGCTACACTTTCCCTGTGATCAAGGGTGGGAAATATCTTGTGAAGACTATATATTACTACGGAGGATTCAATGGTGGGAACGAACCACCTGTGTTTGATCAAATCATTGATGGTACAAAGTGGAGCACTGTGAATACCACAGAGGATTACGCAGTGGGGGGAACCTCGTACTATGAGGCCATTTTCATGGCTCAGAATAAGTTTCTCAGTGTTTGTCTTGCAAGAAACGAGCACACTGCTGTTGGTTCCAGCCCTTTCATTTCATCTCTTGAAGTATATAATCTTGATGATTCTGTTTATAATTCGACCAACTTTGAGAAATACGCGTTAGCCACTGTTGCAAGAAGCTCTTTTGGCTCTAGCGGAGACATCATTAG TTATCCAGATGACAGTTTCAACCGGTACTGGCACCCTTTCACCGATGACAATCCATATGTCTCGAGTCAAGTCAGCGTAGAccatttgaaattttggaataatCCACCACAGATGGCCTTTTTGTCAGCACTAACGACCAGTAGAGGCAAGACTCTTACGCTGAAATGGCCACCATATTCCCTCTCCAATGGACACTACTACATTGCACTTTATTTCCAAGATAATCGATCCCCGAGCCCGTTTAGCTGGAGAGTTTTTGATATTCATGTGAATGGACAGATATTCTACCAAGATTTGAATGTGACAGATGATGGTGAGAATGTTTTCGGGACAGAATGGCCGCTTAACGGGCAAACTGAGATATCTCTTGTTCCCAAAAATGGCATTCCTGTTGGGCCATTGATCAACGCTGGTGAAGTTCTTCAGATTTTCCCACTTGGAGGAAGAACTGTGACAAGAGATG TGGTGGCAATGGAAGACTTGAGACTTGCACTGAAAAATCCTCCAGAAGATTGGGTCGGGGATCCATGCTTGCCTAGTGGAAATTCATGGACTGGAGTTTCATGCTCAGAAGGAGATGTTATTCGAGTTATCTCTTT GAATCTGACAGGCTTCGGATTGTCCGGATCACTGCCAGCAAGTATATCCAACTTAACTGCACTCAGGCTTCT TTTACTAGGAGACAACAGCCTTTCAGGTTCATTACCTGATTTGAGAGCACTGCAGTCTTTAGAAATTCT GCATTTGGAGAACAACCAAATTGAAGGGCCATTCCCAAACTCACTTGCTGAACTACCTAATCTTCTTGAAGC ATTCTTACAGAACAACAGGTTCAATGGTAGCATCTCCGAGGAACTAAATAACAAAGACGGGTCCATCAAAATTCA GTGGTGA
- the LOC140969543 gene encoding coatomer subunit delta-2-like, whose amino-acid sequence MVVLAASIISKSGKAIVSRQFVDMSRIRIEGYLAAFPKLVGTGKQHTYVETENVRYVYQPIESLYLLLVTNKQSNILEDLETLRLLSKLVPEYSYTLDEEGIGNTAFEILFAFDEVISLGHRENVTVAQVKQYCEMESHEEKLHKLVLQSKINETKDVMKRKASEIDKSKIEKNRGEKGGFMSLQSMGSGRIDTGFGSDTSISSNSGGFGSGSVFGLSTDLEPQSSNSKGRPPASASAPPKGLGMKLGKMQRTNQFLESLKAEGEVIVEDVRPSIGQSKPVAPPPSDPVTLTVEEKLNVTLKQDGGLGSFDLQGTLSLQILNQDDGLIQVQVETGGNPGILFKTHPNVNKELFSGENILGLKDPNRPFPTGDGVSLLKWRMQSADESFVPLSINCWPSVSGNETYVNLEYEVPPMFDLQNVVISIPVLALREPPRVQQIDGEWRYDSRKSILEWTIVLIDNSNRSGSMEFVIPAVDTSELFPISVCFTSTSTFSDLKVVNVLPLKGGNPPKYSQRTLLSTENYQVV is encoded by the exons ATG GTTGTGCTTGCCGCTAGCATTATTAGTAAATCTGGCAAAG CCATTGTTTCAAGGCAGTTCGTTGATATGTCTCGGATACGAATTGAGGGATACCTTGCAGCCTTCCCCAAATTGGTTGGAACAGGAAAACAGCACACATATGTTGAGACCGAAAATGTCCGTTATGTTTACCAGCCGATAGAGTCCCTGTACTTGCTTCTTGTCACAAATAAACAGAGCAACAtacttgaagatttggagacattgaGGCTACTTTCAAAGCTT GTTCCTGAATATTCTTATACACTAGATGAAGAGGGCATTGGCAATACCGCTTTTGAGATTCTTTTTGCATTTGACGAGGTCATCTCTCTCGGGCACAGAGAAAATGTTACAGTTGCACAAGTCAAACAATACTGTGAGATGGAAAGTCATGAAGAAAAATTGCACAAGCTGGTATTACAAAGCAAGATCAACGAGACTAAGGATGTCATGAAGCGTAAAGCTAGTGAAATTGACAAAAGCAAG ATTGAGAAGAATAGGGGTGAGAAAGGAGGATTCATGTCTTTGCAGTCAATGGGTTCTGGAAGAATTGACACTGGTTTTGGGAGTGACACCAGCATATCTAGTAATAGTGGTGGTTTTGGAAGTGGTTCTGTATTTGGATTAAGCACAGACTTGGAACCCCAATCCTCTAATTCTAAAG GTCGTCCACCAGCATCTGCATCAGCTCCACCAAAAGGTCTTGGTATGAAGCTTGGGAAAATGCAAAGGACCAACCAATTTTTGGAATCTCTCAAAGCTGAAGGTGAAGTGATTGTTGAAGATGTGAGACCAAGTATTGGTCAGTCCAAACCAGTTGCACCACCACCAAGTGATCCTGTTACATTAACCGTTGAAGAAAAGCTTAATGTAACTTTGAAGCAGGATGGTGGTCTTGGAAGCTTTGATTTACAGGGTACCCTGTCACTCCAAATACTTAACCAAGATGATGGACTCATCCAAGTTCAG gTTGAAACTGGTGGCAATCCAGGAATCCTTTTTAAAACACACCCCAATGTCAACAAAGAACTGTTTTCGGGTGAAAATATACTAGGTCTCAAGGATCCAAATAGGCCATTTCCTACTGGTGATGGCGTTAGTCTGTTGAAGTGGAGAATGCAAAGTGCGGATGAGTCTTTTGTGCCATTATCAA TTAACTGCTGGCCCTCTGTTTCTGGAAATGAAACCTATGTAAACTTGGAGTATGAAGTTCCACCAATGTTTGATCTACAAAATGTTGTCATTTCAATTCCTGTTCTTGCTCTTCGTGAACCACCACGAGTACAACAGATTGATGGGGAGTGGAG GTATGATTCCAGAAAGTCTATTTTAGAGTGGACTATCGTGCTTATTGATAACTCGAATCGCAG TGGATCCATGGAATTTGTAATTCCTGCCGTAGACACTTCTGAGCTTTTCCCAATTTCTGTGTGTTTTACTTCTACAAGCACTTTCAGTGATCTCAAG GTTGTCAACGTTTTACCACTGAAGGGAGGGAATCCTCCAAAATATTCCCAGAGAACACTGCTTTCTACAGAAAATTACCAAGTTGTCTAA